ATGGTAAGTTTCCATCATAGTTTTCAATTACTCATCATCCCCAGACCTTAGAAAAACACACAAGCAGAAAGTCTTTGTTGGGTACTGCCCGGTACCTTAAGTTACGGCGGGACGGACGAATTTTGACCGAAACAACTGGTACCGAACGAAACTTGAAGGGGAGCGGAATTTGTGGGTGAGTGTCCCGGTCTCTTACTGGAACAGAGTATTCCGGCCGGTACGGGTACGGAACTGATTTTTATGGTCTCAACGCAAAACTAAGGTACCCTAAAACATCAGACACAAAGTCGAGACAAAAGAGAAAAGCTGAAAATGGCCGAGTGTGTGAGGACAACCTTAAATCCTTCCCACTTCCTACTACACTCCACTAAAACCCCAACTCAAAATCCCTTTTTTTCATCAATCTCTTCCTTTGAAGCAAAACCCAATGCTAGAAACTACCCCAAAATTTCCCTTTCCGTTATGTCCAGCCAAAACCAAAGCCAGGGCCAAACCCAAGTCCCATCTCTTGATGCTTTGCTCAACTCTGGTCGCAAAGAAGAAGTTTTTGCCAGTATAAAAGCCTCACTTCACAATTGTCTGTCAGAGACTAATCTTCAATTGACAGTCCCTGGTCTCAAATCCAAAACCAGAGGCAAGGTAGACACAAAGGACTGccttttctttaaataaaaaaaatagtcaaGTTAAAAGATGggaaatttttgtaattttgcttGAGTCATGCAGGTTAGGGACATTTATGATAGTGGGGATTATCTTGTTTTGGTCACTACTGATCGTCAGAGTGCATTTGATAGGATTCTTGCCTCTATCCCCTTCAAGGGCCAGGTTTATATACTTGCTACTTTGTTAATGGTAAATATTAACTGTAGTAGATGTATCATTGTTGGAATTTCACTTTTCAGGTTCTTAATGAGACGAGTTTGTGGTGGTTCAATAGAACTCGGCACATGATTCCGAGTGCAGTTTTGTCAGTACCAGATAAAAATGTTacaattgctaagaaatgttctGTTTTTCCTGTTGAATTTGTTGGTGAGTATCTTTGATATTCTTATCATTCATTTTTGTCACACGGAGGGTGGTTGATTGGAACCGAATTGTTTCGTTTTTAGAAACTTGGAACTCTGAATTTTCATGGTCACATTTCATGATAGGAGCTATTCCGAAGTCCATTATGAATGGAGTTTCACCCTATCAATTAAAACAATCAACAAGTTTCCTTAATCCTTTGTTCATTCACAGCAtgtaaaatagtgaaaatgatccgtgactttttgttttaatatttttgtggGAGATTGAATTGCCACAGGTTCAAAACAAGTTTTAAGTTCTAATTTTGCATGCCAACCTTGTCATTTAGAGCTATTGCTGTCGCCTGGTGTAAAATCCTCATCTGATCTGGATTTTGGTGCTATATGCAGTTAGAGGGTTTGTGACCGGAAGTACTGAAACGTCACTGTGGACAGTTTACAAAAATGGAGTTCGAAATTACTGTGGAAATGTACTTCCGAATGGTGAGGCTTCTGTGTAGTTAAAACACACTCTGTTCACTTGGAAATTGTGCTATATGATGGTGAAATGATATGTTTGTTATAGGGCTGgtaaaaaatcaaaagttaaCTGCAAATATACTCACACCAACAACTAAAGCTGAGGATCATGATGTTCCTGTAACTCCTGACGAGGTTGATCCTTCTTTTCACCAAAGTTGAGCTTTGAATGATATAGggaaagtataaaaaaaagaataagattctttcttcatctttcaTGTTGCTTTAGTGTTCTCCTCTCCCCCACATCTGCCCCTTAGGCTAAAAAAAAGGGTCCTATTGGCTAATCTTTGCATATTGTTGATTGGTAACTGTTCATCTGCTGGTGCATTTTCCTTGCAGATTATTGAAAGAGGATTGATGACTCAAGATGAGTTTGATGAAGCAAGAGAAAAAGCTTTAAGTTTGTTTGAATATGGACAGGTGATTTTGATTCTGTTCATAAACTTCATGTGCTTTCATGGTGTAATATCTATCAACACACTGGAAATTCTTCAAGATgagatcaaataaattatagatCATCATGTTAAAACTTAGAATATACATGAAATcgtattaaaagaaaagaaaagaaaaaacagaatAAGAGTAGAATAAGAagcaaaacaaatatttattgtaATTTGTGCTATGACAGCATGTTGATTAagatgaaaatggtgaattttgcaTTTGCGAGTTGCTTCCTGTTCTCTTAAACTCCCATAGTTTTGTTAAATACCATTTCATTGCATGTAAGATAATATCTATCAACACACTGAAAATTCTACAAGATGAGATCAAACAAATTATAGATAATTATGTTAGAACTTAAAGTGctcaagaaattttattttattttttataaaatgaattgattagaataagaaggaaaacaaatatttaattgtacTTTGTGCTGTGACAGTCTGTTGATTGAGATGAAAATGGCGACTTTGGCATTTGCGAGTTGCTTCCATTCTGTTAAACTCCCCTAGTTTAGTTAGAAACCTTTATATTACTATTCACCGTTGTACAGTTCATCCATGCTCTGTTGGTGATGAAAATGTTCTCATGTCAAGCATCGCAGCATATTTACAGCAATCTTTGGTGTCTCTGTATGTTTGTGTCTGTTTGTGCTTTCTACACCAAACACTTTCAccatataagttattaaaatatgatgagttttttaattatgtattgcCACTTGCACTTGTTATTGCTCAATCAGTAACTACTGAATGGTTTATTGGAGCCGACTTtatgatttgaatgattttgTTGAGAACAATGCAGCGTGTAGCTTTGGAGCGTGGCCTGATTTTGGTAGatacaaaatatgaatttggaaAGAGTAGTGATGGTTCAATTCTATTGATTGATGAGGTTAGATTCCATTTTCCTGAAAGGTTCCCTGCTTCTGCCTGTCACTCGTATACACTTTACACGCACATTTTAGGTACGAAAAAATTCACACAAACTGACAGGCAATGATAAATTTTGCTTTCTTGTTCTGTAATTCAAGGTGCATACACCTGACTCAAGTCGATATTGGATTTCCAATTCTTATGAGGAGCGCTTTCAGAATGGTCTTGAACCTGAAAATATTGATAAGGTGTGCGGATAGTTTATGCATGTCAGAGTTGATGTTTAGGGACAAAAAGTTTAGAGTgaactaatatttaaatggtTTGTGGGGTCTATAGGAGTTCTTAAGGTTATGGTTTAGAGAGAACTGCAATCCCTATGAAGATAAGGTAAGTCGCATcaaaaagttaaattctatgccCATTAATGTAAGTTGAGGATATACCGAAATACTAATTTGATCATGCAATTCTTAGGTGCTTCCTGATGCCCCTGAAGAACTTGTCTGCGAGCTTGCTTGGCGGTATATTTTCCTCTTTATCATACCTTTTAGTTGATGCAAAATATATACTACTAAGAATGTAAAGAGATGAGCAAAATTGAAATCCATGTCTTAATCATTTGATGTTACATCTcgcttttcttcatttcttgtCTCCATTCAACTGGAACACACTGTCACTGTTTTATCAGCTCGCATTGGTAATTTTTTGCTATGCTAGGCTTCACAAAACATGACTGCATGGATCCAATTTCATATGTATGGGGTTCagtcattaattttaaaagtgacAATAGTTGTAGTGCTTTAACATTTTGACCCTGTTTTATGTTTGTAGTGCTTTAACTAACTCCCGTTTGTACCCTTACTGCCAGATACATCTTTTTATACGAGACTATAACAAAATCAAGATTTGAGATGCAGCCGATGGGAGTAAGACTTAGTACTATAGATGttctttttaatgttattaCGCAAAAATGGCaggttaattattattattttcttgcaGGAGCCAATACACGATCGAATCTCGCGAAATGTTTCCTCTGCATTATCATCTTTCCAGTAACTGAAGAAGATTGTACAAGATCTCATGGTTTTCCTAGGATGGTATCTATGCTGAAACTTTGAATGAGCATTCCAGCATTTATggagtttttaagtgtttttctcCTGTTATTTCCTCTATGAAAACAGGCTTTCTGCATCCTTGAGGCCTTTGGCAGATGAACTTAGGGTGGAAGACGAGCTGATTTCTCCGATATAATGCATTGGTCacttattttgcttttaaaatcTATAACTAGGATCAGCATTTCAATAAATTCTAAGATGAAGTCTGACATTTTTGTCCTTGATCTTTACCAATGAATGAATGGCTGattcatcttttcatttcttaTTCTTCCGTAGTTTTACAGCAAACAGGTCATGTTGAATTGTTGATGTGTGTGCGcatgtgtttgtgtttgttgAGAGAGGAAACAACCACATTTAGACCAGAATCCGGCAAATTTTGTAGATCTCGATTGTGATAACCGATAAATTCCAATTTTACTAGCAATGAAACATTATACCTTCCTGTTAAAAACAACTTAGGAAGAAGCAGTTCAACAAAAACAATGCCCACACATGGTAGTTAGCTTACAATATTAAGGCTGCTATCATGATTTTAATGGGGGATAACGTCCTAGTGGCATTCATCTAGAGACCTATGCAGGCGCTCGTGCGCTATTTCTCTGTTTTAAGTCCATAGGGTTTGATATCATCAGGAATACTGATACTTCGAGTTGTTTTTAACCCTTGACATCAGCCATCTTCTTTCCTCTACAATAGAATCTATTTCATCCCAAGAACATCTGAAAGACATTGCCTCTAATCTCTGGAGTCACTTTTACTTTGCTCGTTGAGAGCTTGAACAAGGGCAGAAATCTCATTATCCATCTCAATTCCATCCTTATACATCATTTCAAGGATGTCAAACGCTGGTGTCTTAGCCAAAAGGTGGTTTCTAAACcatgatttatatatttctgAACTTGCAAGACCCAAACGCTGAACATCTCTAAAAAAGTTGTTTGCATCGTCCGAATTCCCATGCTTCTCGAAGTACTCAGCAATGGTCACGAGAGTATAATGGGGCGGTCTCCAATGACAATATTTTAACAAAGCGAACCCTTTCTTCATAGCAGTGACGGCCTTCACCATGTCCTGGCTTTTCACCCA
This sequence is a window from Gossypium raimondii isolate GPD5lz chromosome 5, ASM2569854v1, whole genome shotgun sequence. Protein-coding genes within it:
- the LOC105769498 gene encoding phosphoribosylaminoimidazole-succinocarboxamide synthase, chloroplastic; this encodes MAECVRTTLNPSHFLLHSTKTPTQNPFFSSISSFEAKPNARNYPKISLSVMSSQNQSQGQTQVPSLDALLNSGRKEEVFASIKASLHNCLSETNLQLTVPGLKSKTRGKVRDIYDSGDYLVLVTTDRQSAFDRILASIPFKGQVLNETSLWWFNRTRHMIPSAVLSVPDKNVTIAKKCSVFPVEFVVRGFVTGSTETSLWTVYKNGVRNYCGNVLPNGLVKNQKLTANILTPTTKAEDHDVPVTPDEIIERGLMTQDEFDEAREKALSLFEYGQRVALERGLILVDTKYEFGKSSDGSILLIDEVHTPDSSRYWISNSYEERFQNGLEPENIDKEFLRLWFRENCNPYEDKVLPDAPEELVCELAWRYIFLYETITKSRFEMQPMGEPIHDRISRNVSSALSSFQ